The Aminipila terrae nucleotide sequence ACCATTCATAAAGGAAGGAAGCTCCTGTTCTATCTCCTTGCATTGGTCATAAATGTCCTGCTCTTTCTTTAGAATATTTTCCGGTTTACCAGTTTTATTCTGAATTTTTATCTGTTTTCCCTCAGCCATGTGATAATCTCCTTTACAGCTTCATCATCACTGTTATATTCTGATATATTAAACCATTTTATATCGTCATATCTTTTAAACCAGGTTATCTGTCTTTTTGCATAATGTCTTGTATTACGCTTAACCAGATAAACAGCATGCTCCAAATCATATTCTCCATTTAAATAGCCTATGATTTCTTTGTATCCTATGCCTTTCATGGAAATACTGTCTGAAGTCAGGCCCATGTCAAGAAGCCCTTTTATTTCATCAACCAGTCCCATATCAAGAAGCATATCCACCCTGAGATTAATCCGCTCATACAGTTCTTCTCTGTTACGAGAAAGTCCTATTAACTTATAAGCATAATCCGAAGTTTTTACAAAAGATTTCTCGAAGGGCTGAATGCCTTGCTCTGAATTTTCTGCTACTTCCAGTGCCCGAATCACTTTCTTTAGATTATTTGGGTGGATACGTGCTGCTGCTTCACTATCCTGCTTTGAAAGCAATTGATGTACATATTCATTGCCATGTTTTGCAGCAAGATTTTCCAGTTTCTTTCTGTATTCATTTCCCACAGGAGGGGCTGAAAAATCCATCTCATATATTAGAGAATTTACATAAAGCCCTGTTCCGCCGGAAATAACAGGTGTTTTTCCCTTGGAAAAAATCTGTTCAATGGCATCTCTGGCACGTTTCTGATACTCAGCTACAGAAAAAGGCTCTCTTGGATCAATCTCATCTACCAGGTAATGTTTTACCTGATTTTGCTCCTCCTGGGTAGGCTTGGCACTTCCTATGTCCATAAACTTATAAAGCTGCATAGAATCAGAAGATACAATTTCCCCATTAAAGTTTTTTGCTATTTCAATAGCATATTTAGTTTTTCCAACTGCAGTTGGTCCTGCAACGATTATTATTTCTCTATTCATAATTTGTACCGTTTACAATAAAATATTTACTTAAACCCGTTTAAACATTTTTTCAATTTCATATTTTGTCATTTTTATAAAAGTTGGTCGTCCATGAGGGCATGAATATGGGTTTTCACATTTTGCCAAGTCATTCATCAGTTGTCTGCATTCTGCCATGGACAATACATCATTGGCTTTAACTGCCGATTTGCATGATCTGGTTATAATCCGGCTTACTTTTGCTTCATTTTCAATGTCTACATCTTCTCCTATATTTTCAAGGAAATAATCTACCATATTCTGTGCTTCAGAAAGCTCCATAAACATAGGGATTTCTTTAATGATATATGTTCTAGTTCCAAAAGGTTCAATTTCGAATCCCATATTGCGAAGTAACTGCACCCATGATTTCTCTGTTGATTTTATAGCATAAGGTACCTCTGCCATAATCGGCGTTAAAATAGTCTGGTGAAGTTTTTCCTCATCCTTATATTGTTTTAATAGCTTTTCATAAAAAATCCGTTCATGAGCTGCATGCTGGTCAATCAAATAAAAGCAATTTTCATCTACCGCCGTTATGTAGGTATTAAAAATCGTTCCTGTAAGATTCAGTTTCATAAAAAACGTATCTGTAGGAGGAGTCTGTTCCGCGGTTACAGAATTCTCCACATGATCAGGATTATAGTCAAGTTCCTCCCGTTCTTTGACCAATGTTGACAATATTTTTTTTATATCAACCTGCTCCTGATTCTCTTCACTCTTTTTTATCTCCTGTTTATTTTCATTTAATACATTTAAGACCTTTTCATTTACTTCCGCTTCCTGAATCTTTTGTTTTACTACTTCTTCCTGATTACTTTCAGAAAAAATAGTTTTAACCTGCAAGTGCTGGTGTTGTGAGGCAACACCTTTATCTTCTATGCTTTTTCCCTTTAAAGGGGATTCTTCCAATTTATAATCATATACTTTTGGCGTTAAATCTATTTTATTTCTGGTTATATGGCTTTCTGTAACCTGTGGTATTGCCTGCTGGGAAAGCAGCCCCCTCTTTATGGACTGTGCAATAAAGTTTTTTACTTCCATATCCTGATTGAAACGAACTTCCTTTTTATTTGGATGAATATTTACATCTACAAGTTCAGGCTTTATTCTGAAAAACAAATATGCTATAGGATATCTGCCTTCAAATAATCTTTCTGTATAACCTTCCTGAACAGCTAAATCCATTATCCGGTTAGAGATGCTACGTCCATTGACAAAGAAAATCTGCTGTTTTCTATTGGTCTTACTGAAATCCGGCCGTGATATGTACCCCTCTAAGCTCATACTTTCACTTTCGCTGGATATATGAATTAAGCCTTCACTAAAGGATTTACTATAAACAGTGATTATATTACTGTATTTATCCCCTTTACCATTAGTAGAAAATAAAATGGTCCCATTATTGATTAATCTGATTTTTATTGCTGCATAAGCAAGGGCTATTTTGGAAATAAAGTCTATAATCAGGGTACTTTCTGTGGCATCCGTCTTCATAAATTTTAATCTTGCAGGGGTATTGTAAAATAAGTCAGAAACAATAATTGTAGTCCCGTCAGGGCAGCCTGTTGCAGACTTTTCAAATACTTCTCCTCCATGAATCTTCAAGGACACACCAGTTTTTGCATCCACGGTTTTAGTAATCAGTTCAACCCTGGAAACGGCTGCTATGCTGGATAAAGCTTCTCCTCTGAAGCCTAAGGTGAGTATACTGTTTAAATCTTCATCTGTGGTAATTTTACTGGTTGCGTGGCGTAAAAAAGCTAGTTCCACTTCATTTTCACCAATACCGCAGCCATTATCCGTCACTCTGATATAAGTTTTGCCACCATTTCGAATCTCCACAGTAATATTAGTTGCACCAGCATCAATGGCATTCTCTACTAACTCTTTTACGATGGAAAGGGGTCTGTCTACTACCTCTCCTGCTGCTATTTTATCTGCAACGTTTTTACTAAGAATTTTAATCATTTGCAGCCTCCTGCAATTCACCTAATATTTTTAGTGCTTCCCATGGTGCAAGTTTCATTAAATCGATACTTTTCAGTCTTTCTATAACAGGATTTGGTGCAAAACTGAATAAGGACAATTGCTCTCCCTGTGATGAATCGTTGTATTTTAGATTTTTCTTTTCACTGGTAACTGCCTCTTGTTCTGCTACCTTCTCTGCAAGTACATTACTGCCAAAGTCCAGATTACTCTCATCGTCATATTGTCCGGATTCCAGGCCCACCAGCTTATTTTCTGCAGCTTCCAGCACCTTCTTAGGAACTCCTGCAATTTTTGCCACATGAATTCCATAACTCTTACTGGCACTGCCAGACACAATCTTATGTAAGAAAACGATATTTCCGTTTTCTTCTGCCACATCTACGTTTAAATTTCTTACTCCCGGAATGCTCTCTTCCAAAGCAGTAAGTTCATGGTAATGGGTGGCAAATAACGTTCTGATTTTATTTCTTTCATTGCAAAGATATTCCACAACAGCCCATGCGATGGATAATCCGTCATAGGTGCTTGTCCCTCTTCCGATTTCATCAAGAATAACCAGACTCTTTGAGGTCGCAGTATTTAATATGTAAGCCAGTTCACTCATTTCCACAAAGAAAGTACTCTGTCCCTGAGCCAGATTATCAGAAGCTCCAATTCTGGTGTAAATTCGATCCACTACTCCAACGGAAGCACTTTCACAGGGAACGAAACACCCAGCCTGAGCCATCAGTACAATTAATGCAGTCTGTCTCATATAGGTAGACTTTCCTGCCATGTTAGGCCCGGTTATAAGTAGCAGACTTGAATCCTTATCATTCACATAAGCATCATTGGAAACAAAAATTCCGTCTTTAATCATTTGTTCTATGACAGGATGTCTGCCTTTTGTGATGATAAGACTACCGCTGTCATTTACATCAGGTTTTACATATCCCAAGGCAGAAGACACGTGCGCAAATGAAGTCAGTACATCGATTACAGCAATAGCTGAAGATGCTTTCTGTATGGTACCGATATACTCCTGAATATTATTTCTGATCTCAGTAAATATTTCGTATTCCATCTGATTGATTTTAGATTCTGCGTTAAGCACCAGGTTTTCCATCTCTTTAAGTTCAGGCGTTATAAAACGTTCACAGTTTACCAGTGTCTGTTTACGAATATAATCTTCTGGTGCCAAATCTAAGTTAGATTTGGTTATTTCTATATAATATCCAAATACTTTATTAAACCGGACTTTAAGATTCTTAATTCCTGTTCTTTCACGTTCTTTTCCTTCCAGTTCTGCAATCCAGCTTTGTCCATCTTTTATAGAAAACCTTAAATCATCCAATTCTTTAGAAAAATCGGGCTTAATAAGGCCTCCTTCTTTTATGGTGAACGGGGGTTCTTCAACTATAGCATTTTCAATCAAGTCGTGAACCTCCATTAAGGAGCTGTTTATCTGATTATTTAAACGGTTAAATAACTCATTATCTAAAGACCCCATTTCAGCTTTAAGCTCAGGAAGAATAAACAATGAATTCCTCAGGGCTATTAAATCCTTTCCATTGGCATTGCCGCATGCTATGCGTCCTGCAAGCCGCTCTAAATCATAAACTTTCTTTAAACACTCTTTTATATTGTTTCTGATAATAATTTCGTCGCAAAGGACCTCAACCGCATCCAGTCTCTCATTTATTTGGCTGCTGCTGTTTAAAGGTTCTCTAAGCCATTGTTTCATTTTTCTTGACCCCATAGCTGTATGAGTTTTATCCAGTACGCCTAATAAAGAACCTTGTACATTTTTTTCATATAAAGTTTCTGTTATTTCCAGGTTTCTGATGGTGGCCTTATCTAAGGACATATGTGAGCCAATGTCATATACCGTGACGTTAGTAATATGACTCAGATTATGTTTTCTCGTTTCAAACAGATAGCTTAGCAGTGCACCGAGAGAAAGGCACGAAAGTTCAGCATTTTCAAGACCTAAACCGACAAGCGATTTAATATTAAACTGTTTTAAAATCACATCATTTGCCGTAATAATATTATGGTAACTTTCCGGCAGAAGATTAAAATAGGCATCTGTAACCTTTTTCATTTCTTCTATGGAAACAATGTTTTCCGCTGTTTCATTGATGATTACTTCTTTTGCCTTTATTTTTACCAGCTCATTCAGTAAGACTTCTAATGCCCCACTGTCCTTTATACTTGTTGTATATAATTCACCGGTAGATATATCACAATATGAAATTCCTGCTCCATCTTCATTTAGAAATATGGATGCCAGATAATTATTTTCTTTTTCATTCAGCATTGTCTGATTGACAATAGTTCCCGGCGTGATAATCTGTATTACCTCACGCTTCACTATACCCTTTGCAGTGGCAGGGTCTTCTACTTGTTCGCAAATTGCAACTTTATAACCTTTATCCACTAACTTTGCAATATAAGTGTCTGCGGAATGAAAAGGGACTCCGCACATGGGAGCCCTTTCCTCTTGACCGCAGTTTTTTCCCGTCAAGGTTATTTCCATTTCTTTTGATGCAGTGATAGCATCCTCAAAAAACATTTCATAAAAATCGCCGAGCCTAAAGAACAAAATACAGTCCTGATGATTTTGTTTTATTTCCATATATTGCTGCATCATAGGTGTTAATTGCATATATTCTTTATACTCCTTTTAATTAATAGATTTTGTTATTTATGTCCTAATGCTTTATATTTTTCAAGACCTAATCTCATTAGTTCTACACCACGTACTAAATCTTCCTTCTTCAATACATAAGCAATTCTAAGCTCATCTTTTCCTAATCCCTTAGTTCCATAGAAGCCCTGAATTGGAGCATACATAACCGTTTCACCATTATCTTCAAATTCTGTCAGAAGCCATACTAAGAAATCTTCTGAACTTTCTACCGGCAGCTTAACCATTATGTAGAATGCACCACCAGGTTTCTGGCAAACTACTCCAGGGATCTTCATGATTTCTTCGTAAACAGCATCTCTTCTGCTTTCATATTCTGTTCTTACATCATTAAAATAAGAAGGATCCAGTTGGTATAATGCTGTAGCACCTATCATGTCAAGAGTTGGGCAGCATAAACGTCCCTGAGCAAGTTTCATAGCATTTGACATAAGTTCTTCGTTTTTAGATACGATACAGCCAATTCTTGCACCACAGGCTGAGAATCTCTTTGATACAGAATCAACGATGATAACTCTTTCTTTTATATCTTCCATCTGGCCGAAAGATGTCATTTCTCTTCCATCGTATGCAAATTCTCTGTATACTTCGTCAGCAATAATCCAAAGATCATGCTTCTTAGCAACATCAGCAATAACCCTCATTTCATCTCTTGTCAGAATGGTTCCTGTAGGATTGCCCGGATTTACTAAAGATATTGCTCTGGTTTTATCGGTTATTACTTTTTCAATTCTATCAGCAAAAGCATAACGATAACCTTCTTCAGCATTTGTTGTAACAGGAACAACATTGCCTCCTGCTGCAGAAATAAAGGTCTGGTAATTTGTGTAGAATGGTTCTGGGACAAGGACTTCATCACCATAATCAAGCAGGCACGTATAAATCATGCTCAATGCTTCTGAACCACCATTTGTGATTAGTACATCTTTTCGTTCAATGCTCATTCCAAAGCGGTTAAAGTAATTTGCAATGGCATCCTGTAACTGCACAAGTCCGCCTGATTCTGCATAAGCAAGAACTTCGGAATCAAAGTTTTTTACAGCCTCCATAAATGCTTTTGGAGTCTTAATATCAGGCTGGCCGATATTAAGGTGGTAAACCTTTTTACCTTTTGCTTTAGCTTCAATTGCGTACACATTGAATTTTCTGATTGGTGAAAATTGCATCGCCTGTACTTTTTTTGATAATTTCATTTTAAATTCTCCTTTTTACCTTTAAATGAAATAGTCTTAAGAATTGATTAAAATTTATTGAAAAAAAAAATTGAAAACTAATCCAGGGTTTCATGAGACATATCAGCAATCTTTTCTATTGTCTCATCACCGAAACCTTCACATTGTTCTTTTTTTAAGTGCAGTAAATATTCTATATTACCTTTAGCACCAGTTACTGGTGAAAAAGTAAGGCCCTGAGGATATAAGCCACAGTTTTTTGCATAATCAATAACATTTCTTATTACTTCTTTATGGACTTTGATGTCCCTGACTATTCCTTTTTTGCCTACCTGCTCTCTGCCAGCTTCAAATTGCGGCTTGACTAAACATACAATACTTCCCGTATCTGCCAGAAGTTTCCCTGCCACAGGGAATACCAGTTTAAGTGAAATGAATGACACATCTATACTGATAAAATCTATATCTTTATCCACAGTATCAAAATCCAGGTATCTGATATTAACCTTTTCCATATTGACTACTCTTGGGTCATTTCTTAATTTCCAGTCTAACTGTCCATAACCTACATCTATAGCAAAGACCTTTGCAGCTCCTTTTTTCAGCATGCAGTCAGTAAAACCTCCCGTAGAAGCTCCTATATCCATGCATACTGCATTTTCAAGGTGAAAATCAAACAGGCCTAATGCTTTCTCCAGTTTAAGTCCCCCCTGCTTACATAAGGGCAGATGTCTTCTTTCACAAAGAATTCGGAAGTATCTCTTACGGAAGTCCCTGCTTTATCTACTCTTTGACCATCCACATAAACGATTCCTGCCATAATTGCACTTTTTGCTTTTTCTCTTGATTGAAACAATCCCTTTTCAACTAGTACTACATCAAGTCTGTCTTTCAATAAAGTCACGCACCCTTTCACTTATACCTTCTACATCCAGTTTATATTTTCCGAAAAGCTCTTTATCGTCTCCATGTTCTACAAAATAATCAGGCCAGCCGATATTTCTGCATGGAATATTTATATCATTATTTATTAACAGCGATACTACCTGCTGACCAAAGCCACCAGTAATAACATTGTCTTCAATCGTAACAATTTTCTTTGTTGTTTTTGCTATGCTTATTATAGACTCTTCATCCAGCGGACGAATAGCTCTGGCATTTACAAGGCCTATATCCACGCCCTTTTCCCGTAAATCCAAACATACTTCAAAAGCAATGGAAAGCATCTTGCCTACAGCAAAGATAACCAATTCTGTTCCCTCGAAAATGACTTTGTTCTTTTTGATATCTCCATAATCTCCGTTATATACGGATGTAAAATCCAATGCTTCACCTCGAGGATACCTTATTGCGCACGGTCCGTCAAGTGTTAAAGCATATTCAAACATTTCTGCCAATTCTCTTCCATCGGCAGGTGCCAGTATAGTCATGTTTGGCATATGATTCAGATAAGATAAATCAAACACTCCATGATGAGTTTCTCCATCAGCGCCTACATTTCCTGCTCTGTCAATGGCAAAAATAACAGGCAATTTCTGCATACAGACATCAATCATCATCTGGTCATAAGCTCTTTGTAAAAAAGTAGAATATATGGCTACTATTGGTCTGTATCCTGCGACAGCAAGCCCTGCTGCAAAAGAAACCGCGTGACCTTCTGCAATGCCCACGTCAAAAATCCTGTCCGGATATCTTGCATAAAACTTATCCAGACCTGTACCATTAATCATTGCTGCGCAAATCGCCACAACTTTTTGATTCCTACCCGCAAGCTGAATCATTTTATTGCCAAAAACCTGAGAATAGGAAAATCCATCAGCGGCTTTTAAAGGTAATCCCGTAGTTGGATTAAAGGGTGCCACCCATGAAATTTATCAGGGCTGTTTTCAGAATTTCTATAACCTTTGCCCTTTTTTGTTAATACATGAAGAACCACAGGGCCTTCCACGTTCCTGGCAAGCATAAGAGCTGTAGTCAGATCTTCTATGTTATGGCCATCAAAGGGCCCCATATATTTAAAGCCAAGTTCTTCAAACAGAGCTCCTTCTACCACTGCATACTTAATGGAATCCCTCAGGTGCTCAATACCCGCATATAAGCTTTCCCCCACTCTGGGAATTCCCTTTAGCGTTTTCTTCACTTGTTTTTTGAAATCCAGATATGTAGAGGACATTCGTAAGTTACTCAGATGTTGAGATAACCCCCCAATATTTTTTGATATAGACATACCATTATCATTTATAATAATAATCATCTTGGATTTGGATGCTCCCGCATTATTCATTGCTTCAAAGGCCAGGCCTCCAGTTAGAGCACCATCACCAATAACCGCAACAACTGCAAAATCATCTCCGGTTAAATCCCTTGCTGCTGCTATACCTGCAGCAGCAGAAATAGAATTGCTGCTATGTCCCGTATCAAAACAGTCATGAGGGCTCTCCTCTCTTTTAGGGAATCCACTCATACCACCATATTGTCTCAGGGAAGAAAACTTATCAGCTCTTCCCGTTAAAATCTTATGCACATAAGACTGATGTCCTACATCCCAGATAATTTTATCTCTAGGACTTTCAAAAACAGTATGCAGTGCAATGGTAAGTTCAACAACTCCCAGATTTGACGCTAAATGGCCTCCTGTTTTTGATACATTTTCTATTAAAAAGTCTCTTATCTCATAAGTCAGTAATTCTAACTCATCATTAGACATACGCTTTAAATCCTCAGGGAAATTCCCTGTCAAAAGATTTATTTTGTTTCTTTCACCCATTACACCGTTCTCAAAAGTGAGCTCCTTTACAATCATTTACCTCGAGCGACCATTTCCTCAGCGAAATTATTAAAGAACTCAGCCTCATCATAATAACATTCTAAAAAAGATATTGCCGTTTCAGTAAGGTCTCTTAAATAAGCTTTGCAGTCTTCTAAATCATACAAGCAAGGATACGTTGATTTATGTTTCTTCTGGTCATTTCCAGCTTTTTTACCCATTTCCTGTTCATCACCACAAACATCCAGTATATCATCAGCAATCTGGAAAGCCAGGCCCAGATTCTCTGCATATCCCGTCAAATCCCTAAGCTGTTTTTCTGTGGCTCCTCCTAAATACGCACCTGCTCTCACAGAAGCAGTAATTAAAGCCGCAGTTTTATTAAAATGAATATAGTCCAGCATTTCTTTCGAACACTGTTTATTCTCTGCTTCTATATCAGCCACCTGTCCAGCTACCATCCCACGGCACCCAGCGCCCTTTGATATTTCATAAATGGCTCTTATCCTGCGTTTTAATTTAACAGAATCATCCAGATATAAAAGCATGTCTTTATTCATGGCTTCAAAAGCAGAAGTAAGCAGTCCATCACCGGCAAGTATAGCCATGGCTTCTCCATAAACAACATGGTTTGTTGGTACTCCTCTTCTTAGCTCATCATCATCCATAGCCGGTAAATCATCGTGGATAAGAGAATAAGTATGGATATATTCCATGGCGCATGCATAAGGAATTGCAGCACGAATATCTCCTCCTACAAATTCACATGAAGCCAGTAGTAACACAGGTCTAAGCCTTTTACCTCCGGCAGTTAAACTGTATTTCATCGCTTCATATACTGTAATGCTCTTGTGGTCAATTTCAGGTAGAAAATCTAAGATATGTTCATCAATTAAATCTTTGTATGTTGAATATGAAATATTGTCCATAACGTGTTCCTCCTTTATTGCTTTGAATAGAACTCAATTTTCTGCTTCGCATTATTTAATATAGCATCACACTTATTGTAATACTCAATACCCTGTTCAAAGCTTTTTAAAGCATCTTCCAGAGATACCTGATCACTTTTTAAATATTCTGCCGAAAGTTCAAGTTTTTCAAGAGCTTCCTCAAATGATAAATCTTTTTTTGCGGCCATGATTATTTATCCTTCCTTATTTCTTTCACTGTACCTTCAATACTGCCATCTCTCAATATAACCTTAAAAACATCATCAACCTTTAATGCTTCTACCGAATTAATTAATTTCCCTTTATTATCTGTTAAGGCACTGTAACCTCTTGCCATAATATTTCGTGGATTTAAAGCTTCCAGCTGGGCTTTGATTGAATCAATTTTATTTTTATCATTGGATACCAACGAATTTAAAAGCGTAAACAATTCTTTATACTGGCTATCTATATAATTTTTTTGAATAGTAATTCTGTGTTCCAGCTTTGAGGTTAATGCTTGTATATTACAGCTCTGAAGCTGAAGTTCCTTATCCCGGATAAAAGAATAAATCTGATGCTGCAAATTGTCTTTTAGCTGTAAAATATAATTCCGGAGTTCATTAACATCTGGAACCGCTATTTGTGCAGCTGCCGTCGGAGTTTCTGCTCGTTTATCCGCTACGAAATCAGAAATTGTAAAATCAATTTCATGTCCAACTGCTGAAATCACAGGAATTTTTGATTCAAATATGCTCCTTGCTACAATTTCTTCATTAAATGCCCATAGCTCTTCTATAGAGCCTCCTCCCCGGCCTACAATAATGGTATCCGTTTCAGGAAATAACAGATTAACCTGCTTTATGGCTTCTGCTATATCTGGTGCAGCATTTGGTCCCTGGACCAATACAGGATAAACCAGAACATCGACTATATTATTCCTTATTTTTATTATTTTTATGATATCCCTGACAGCAGCTCCCGATTCTGAAGTTATAACTACTATTTTATTTGGAAAAAAAGGAATGGGCTTTTTATATTTTTCATCGAACAATCCCTGTTTTAAAAGCTTTTCCTTCAATTTTTCGAAAGCAATACTTAAATTTCCCAGCCCGGATATTTGAATATCCCTTATATTTAAAGAATATGTACCACCTTTTTCATATAAATATATATACCCTTCAGCAGTAATTTCCATCCCATCGGCCAGTTCAAAACGTAAATGCTGAAAATTTTCTGCAGGTAAAAAGCAGTTTATCTTACTATTCTCATCTTTAAGGGTAAAATATACATGACCGGTTCCATGGAATTTCAAATTAGAAATCTCGCCTAATACTGAAACATTACCTAAAAGCGGATCTGTTTGCAGCACCCTTTTTATATATGCATTTAGCTGTGAAACTCTTACTGGCTTTATTGCCATAAGCTTTTTCCTCCTAATAGTGCTACTCCCACTGCATTATCACCAGCCAGTTCCTGTCTGCCAAATTGGATTTTTGTGTGTTTGCCTTCAAAGGAACTTTTTATTTCAGCACTGATATATTTACTGCA carries:
- the xseA gene encoding exodeoxyribonuclease VII large subunit: MAIKPVRVSQLNAYIKRVLQTDPLLGNVSVLGEISNLKFHGTGHVYFTLKDENSKINCFLPAENFQHLRFELADGMEITAEGYIYLYEKGGTYSLNIRDIQISGLGNLSIAFEKLKEKLLKQGLFDEKYKKPIPFFPNKIVVITSESGAAVRDIIKIIKIRNNIVDVLVYPVLVQGPNAAPDIAEAIKQVNLLFPETDTIIVGRGGGSIEELWAFNEEIVARSIFESKIPVISAVGHEIDFTISDFVADKRAETPTAAAQIAVPDVNELRNYILQLKDNLQHQIYSFIRDKELQLQSCNIQALTSKLEHRITIQKNYIDSQYKELFTLLNSLVSNDKNKIDSIKAQLEALNPRNIMARGYSALTDNKGKLINSVEALKVDDVFKVILRDGSIEGTVKEIRKDK